In one Gallus gallus isolate bGalGal1 chromosome 20, bGalGal1.mat.broiler.GRCg7b, whole genome shotgun sequence genomic region, the following are encoded:
- the LOC101749666 gene encoding uncharacterized protein LOC101749666 isoform X1, which translates to MKYPPVPLLTELTLPIFFCLSLPYVLILITIVIWLRLLLNEEEMPPAEETKKQSADVSHSESKSEDEPTDDESQNDTASTEFEEDEQLSGPVGQPRPKPAYLSSKPKANCHLRRLVSEPKIRPSHVERSVLCNIVMLLCSMFCSLTWTFLSHLLQICNVLRIQLLPSSLVVDVARLCDLLRGNVVKILGSPRLQSRGLLTSILGTRYKKTEQSAAQRNASK; encoded by the exons ATGAAGTATCCTCCAGTTCCTTTGTTGACAGAGCTGACTTTGcctattttcttttgtctttctttgccATATGTACTAATACTGATCACAATTGTGATCTGGCTACGGCTTTTACTTAATGAAG AAGAGATGCCTCCTGCAGAAGAAACTAAGAAACAATCTGCTGATGTGTCTCATTCTGAATCTAAATCAGAAGATGAACCAACGGATGATGAAAGCCAGAATGATACAGCAAGTACAGAATTTGAAGAGGACGAACAATTGAGTGGCCCTGTGGGACAACCAAGGCCCAAACCTGCTTATCTGAGTTCAAAGCCAAAAGCAAACTGCCATCTCAGACGGCTGGTCTCAGAACCAAAGATAAGACCCTCCCACGTGGAAAGGAGTGTTCTCTGTAACATCGTGATG ctgctgtgctccatgTTTTGTTCCCTCACCTGGACTTTTCTCAGCCATTTGCTCCAGATCTGTAATGTCCTGAGGATTCAACTTCTGCCATCCTCTCTGGTTGTCGATGTGGCTCGGCTCTGTGATTTGTTGCGTGGAAATGTTGTGAAAATCCTGGGCTCCCCAAGGCTAcaaagcagagggctgttaACTTCAATCCTGGGGACGAGatacaagaaaacagaacagagtgCAGCTCAGAGGAATGCCTCGAAGTAG
- the LOC101749666 gene encoding uncharacterized protein LOC101749666 isoform X2, with protein sequence MPPAEETKKQSADVSHSESKSEDEPTDDESQNDTASTEFEEDEQLSGPVGQPRPKPAYLSSKPKANCHLRRLVSEPKIRPSHVERSVLCNIVMLLCSMFCSLTWTFLSHLLQICNVLRIQLLPSSLVVDVARLCDLLRGNVVKILGSPRLQSRGLLTSILGTRYKKTEQSAAQRNASK encoded by the exons ATGCCTCCTGCAGAAGAAACTAAGAAACAATCTGCTGATGTGTCTCATTCTGAATCTAAATCAGAAGATGAACCAACGGATGATGAAAGCCAGAATGATACAGCAAGTACAGAATTTGAAGAGGACGAACAATTGAGTGGCCCTGTGGGACAACCAAGGCCCAAACCTGCTTATCTGAGTTCAAAGCCAAAAGCAAACTGCCATCTCAGACGGCTGGTCTCAGAACCAAAGATAAGACCCTCCCACGTGGAAAGGAGTGTTCTCTGTAACATCGTGATG ctgctgtgctccatgTTTTGTTCCCTCACCTGGACTTTTCTCAGCCATTTGCTCCAGATCTGTAATGTCCTGAGGATTCAACTTCTGCCATCCTCTCTGGTTGTCGATGTGGCTCGGCTCTGTGATTTGTTGCGTGGAAATGTTGTGAAAATCCTGGGCTCCCCAAGGCTAcaaagcagagggctgttaACTTCAATCCTGGGGACGAGatacaagaaaacagaacagagtgCAGCTCAGAGGAATGCCTCGAAGTAG
- the ACTR5 gene encoding actin-related protein 5 isoform X1, with translation MAAGRVFAFRDARWAPDPVLAPSAAVRSPQPVPLVIDNGSFQTRAGWAAADPSVPAEPLLRFRSLAARSRGARGGAGAETQVGNDLGSPEPLRWLLRSPFDRNVPVQLELQELLFDHVFQRLGVASQGCVDHPIVLTEAVCNPLYSRQMMSELLFECYQVPKVSYGVDSLYSFYHNRRQNWPCSGLVISSGYQCTHILPVLEGRLDAKNCKRINLGGCQAAVYLQRLLQLKYPGHFAAITLSRMEEILHEHSYIAEDYTEELQKWRSPEYYENNVHKMQLPFSNKLLGSTLTSEEKQERRQQQLRRLQELNARRREEKLQLDQERLDRLLYVQELLEDGQMDQFHKALVELNMDSAEELQSYINKLSLAIEQTKQKILQAEVNIEVDVVDSKPETPDLDPLSSEQSLEDVESINEFEPLFAEEQPEAEKPVAAVQPVFNLAEYHQLFLGTERIRAPEIIFQPSLIGEDQTGIAETMQYVLERYSKEQQALLVQNVFLTGGNAMYPGLKARVQKELLEMRPFQSSFQVHLASSPILDAWHGARDWAVEHMTREEGWITRKDYEEKGGEYLKEHCASNVYVPIRLPKQAPRTTEALAPSRALAAGTGNPCEQA, from the exons atggcggcggggcGGGTGTTTGCCTTCCGTGACGCGCGCTGGGCCCCGGACCCGGTGCTGGCGCCGAGCGCGGCCGTGCGCAGCCCGCAGCCGGTGCCGCTGGTGATCGACAACGGCTCGTTCCAGACGCGGGCGGGCTGGGCCGCCGCCGACCCCTCGGTCCCCGCCGAGCCCCTGCTGCGGTTCCGCTCGCTGGCGGCGCGCAGCCGCGGGGCGCGCGGTGGGGCCGGCGCCGAGACGCAGGTGGGCAACGACCTGGGCAGCCCCGAGCCGCTGCGCTGGTTGCTCCGCTCGCCCTTCGACCGCAACGTGCCCGTGCAGctagagctgcaggagctgctcttcGACCACGTCTTCCAGCGCCTGGGGGTCGCCTCGCAG GGTTGTGTTGATCATCCAATAGTTTTGACGGAAGCGGTGTGCAATCCTTTGTATTCAAGGCAAATGATGTCAGAGCTCCTCTTCGAATGCTATCAAGTTCCTAAAGTGTCTTATGGGGTGGATAGTTTGTACAGCTTTTACCACAACAGGAGGCAGAACTGGCCTTGCAGTGGGTTGGTGATATCTTCAGGCTATCAGTGTACGCATATTTTGCCAGTCCTAGAAGGGAG GTTGGATGCTAAAAACTGCAAACGTATCAATCTTGGAGGGTGTCAGGCAGCTGTGTACCTGCAGCGCCTCCTCCAGCTGAAGTACCCTGGGCACTTTGCTGCCATCACTCTCAGTCGCATGGAGGAAATACTTCATGAGCATAGCTACATCGCGGAGGACTATACAGAAG AACTACAGAAGTGGCGGTCACCAGAGTACTATGAGAACAACGTGCACAAGATGCAGCTGCCCTTCTCTAACAAACTCCTGGGGAGCACTCTgacatcagaggaaaagcaggagAGGCGGCAGCAGCAGTTACGGAGACTTCAAGAACTCAATGCACGTCGTAGAGAAGAGAAGCTGCAGCTTGACCAGGAGAGGCTGGACAGGCTGCTGTACGTGCAG GAACTTCTGGAAGATGGTCAGATGGATCAATTCCACAAAGCTTTAGTGGAGCTGAACATGGACTCTGCAGAAGAACTTCAGTCTTACATCAACAAGTTAAGCCTGGCCattgaacaaacaaaacaaaaaatcctacAGGCAGAAGTCAATATTGAAGTGGATGTTGTGGACAGCAAACCAGAG ACCCCTGACTTGGATCCACTAAGCAGTGAACAGTCACTGGAAGATGTCGAAAGTATTAATGAGTTTGAACCTTTATTTGCTGAGGAACAACCTGAAGCTGAGAAGCCTGTTGCTGCAGTACAG CCCGTGTTTAACCTGGCAGAATACCACCAACTTTTTCTTGGCACTGAAAGAATAAGGGCTCCAGAGATCATCTTCCAGCCCTCCCTTATAGGAGAAGACCAAACTGGTATAGCAGAAACGATGCAATATGTTCTTGAAAG GTATTCAAAAGAGCAGCAAGCTCTTCTTGTCCAGAATGTTTTTCTCACTGGTGGAAATGCAATGTACCCTGGACTAAAAGCCAGAGTCCAGAAGGAACTCCTTGAAATGAGGCCATTCCAGTCATCTTTTCAG GTTCATCTTGCTTCCAGTCCCATTTTAGATGCCTGGCATGGGGCTCGGGATTGGGCAGTGGAACACATGACCCGTGAGGAAGGTTGGATTACCAGAAAAGACTATgaagaaaaagggggagaatACCTCAAGGAGCACTGTGCCTCAAATGTCTATGTGCCCATTCGCCTTCCAAAGCAGGCCCCACGGACTACAGAAGCATTAGCACCCAGCAGGGCACTGGCAGCTGGTACAGGCAATCCTTGTGAGCAGGCGTAG